A portion of the Shimia isoporae genome contains these proteins:
- a CDS encoding efflux RND transporter permease subunit: MYKFFTDHPRFSAVISIVVTVAGLLAAAIMPVSQYPDIVPPNVVVTATFPGANATTMQDTVGVVLEREINGVEDMIYMKSTASNDGSYQLVVTFKVGADPDKAQTLTQNRVNKALPKLPEDVRRQGISVEKESPTILQVVTVTSEADHEELFLANYASLNVVDALLRVPGVGKAEIMNIQDYAARIWLDPIAMHANDVVAQDVIAAVSEQNFVAAAGSIGAAPSPDQDFTYTLQTKGRMANADEFSEIVLRAEPNGKILMLSDVARFELGAEFAGSVGKVNGQAAAVLAIYQQPGANALDVAEGVRHAMATVSQSFPAGLQYDVPYDATTFVEVSIHEVIITLFIAVALVTAVTYVFLQNLRATLIPLATIPPSLVGTFGVMLALGYSINLISLLAMILAIGVVVDAAIIVLEDVERVLAEKAVDVRTATLEAMQNVGSPLIAGAAVLLAVFGPVSLMPGMVGIIYAQFGVVLSMAVLISTIVAVTLVPALCVLLLDAEHKQPPLFLRKFNDMLNWITRGYVNLSDCLSRRLPLALVLYAGLIGGVYGLATNMPTGFVPSEDQGSFFVEVQLPDAAAVGRTSEVVDAMAAEVRAIDGVRDVITLAGGSLLEGATVPSAGIMIVALEHWDQREASQREIFIETAAVLETFDEALVLPFESPTIPGMGNSAGFEFVLQDTQGRSPVQMAEALDVVLAEINAAPELAYGFSTFRAEVPQKFVDLDRVKSKMAGVRVDDVFTTMQAQLGGYFVNDITMFGKRVPVMVQADAEYRNDDGDLRNTYVRAQTGEVVPISSLVDLKDVTGPQTLTSYNLYGSVVISGEPAEGFSSGDAIEAMERIASTALGNGFSFEWTGQTYQETEAGSTAGIAFALAMLFAFLIMAAQYESWAAPLAILLVVPTALLGTFLHTWAAGGDISLYTQIGLVLMIGMAARNAILIVDVAKKRVDAGEDLVLAAKTAAQQRFRPLLMTALAVVLGATPLVLAGGAGAGALAALGQAVFGGMVTAVLIGAVFTAPLYVLIMRLRGLLKRSSDPDPLTAHT, encoded by the coding sequence ATGTACAAGTTTTTCACAGATCACCCCCGGTTCTCGGCCGTCATTTCCATTGTGGTAACTGTCGCGGGGTTGTTGGCAGCGGCGATCATGCCGGTTTCTCAGTACCCTGACATCGTACCCCCAAACGTGGTGGTTACGGCAACTTTTCCAGGGGCTAACGCGACAACAATGCAGGACACCGTTGGCGTTGTTCTGGAGCGCGAAATCAACGGCGTTGAGGACATGATTTACATGAAATCAACAGCGTCAAATGATGGAAGTTATCAGCTGGTGGTGACCTTTAAGGTTGGTGCAGACCCTGACAAAGCCCAGACCCTGACACAGAACCGGGTCAACAAGGCTTTGCCAAAACTGCCAGAAGACGTTCGGCGACAGGGGATTTCCGTTGAGAAGGAAAGCCCGACAATTCTGCAAGTTGTGACTGTGACATCTGAAGCCGATCACGAAGAACTGTTTCTGGCGAATTACGCGAGCCTCAATGTGGTCGATGCTCTGCTGCGCGTACCAGGTGTCGGCAAGGCAGAAATTATGAACATTCAGGATTATGCCGCGCGTATTTGGCTTGATCCGATTGCGATGCATGCCAACGATGTTGTGGCACAAGACGTGATTGCGGCAGTGAGTGAACAGAACTTTGTTGCAGCGGCAGGCTCAATCGGTGCGGCGCCGTCGCCCGACCAAGACTTTACCTATACGCTTCAGACAAAGGGCCGAATGGCCAATGCGGACGAGTTCTCTGAAATTGTTCTGCGCGCTGAGCCCAACGGTAAAATCCTTATGTTGTCAGATGTGGCGCGGTTCGAGCTTGGCGCCGAGTTCGCGGGCTCTGTCGGTAAGGTGAACGGGCAGGCCGCGGCTGTGCTGGCGATCTATCAGCAACCGGGGGCAAATGCTCTGGATGTGGCCGAGGGTGTTCGCCATGCAATGGCGACTGTTTCTCAGAGTTTCCCAGCAGGATTGCAATATGACGTGCCGTATGACGCCACCACCTTTGTCGAGGTGAGCATACACGAAGTCATCATCACGCTCTTTATTGCGGTCGCTCTTGTCACCGCCGTCACCTATGTCTTTTTGCAAAACCTTCGTGCGACATTGATCCCGTTGGCGACAATTCCGCCGTCCTTGGTCGGGACCTTCGGAGTTATGTTGGCTTTGGGATATTCGATCAATCTTATCAGCCTGTTGGCCATGATTTTGGCGATCGGTGTTGTGGTCGATGCAGCCATCATCGTGTTGGAGGACGTGGAGCGTGTCTTGGCAGAGAAGGCGGTAGACGTGCGCACAGCAACCCTTGAGGCGATGCAGAACGTTGGTAGCCCCTTGATTGCGGGAGCCGCCGTCCTTCTAGCGGTCTTTGGGCCGGTGTCCCTGATGCCGGGCATGGTGGGAATCATCTATGCTCAGTTCGGCGTTGTTTTGTCTATGGCGGTTCTGATTTCCACTATCGTGGCCGTGACCTTGGTGCCAGCGCTGTGTGTGCTGCTTCTGGATGCGGAGCACAAACAGCCGCCACTTTTTCTGCGCAAGTTCAACGACATGCTGAACTGGATCACCAGGGGTTACGTCAACTTGTCCGATTGCCTGTCCCGTAGACTGCCGCTTGCCTTGGTGCTCTACGCAGGCCTCATCGGCGGGGTTTACGGGCTGGCGACAAACATGCCCACCGGCTTCGTGCCGTCGGAAGATCAAGGGTCGTTCTTTGTTGAAGTCCAGCTACCTGACGCCGCGGCGGTCGGTCGGACATCAGAGGTTGTCGATGCAATGGCTGCGGAGGTACGGGCGATAGACGGTGTCCGTGACGTGATCACTCTGGCTGGTGGCTCCTTGCTCGAGGGCGCAACCGTTCCTTCGGCAGGCATCATGATCGTTGCGTTGGAGCACTGGGACCAAAGGGAAGCAAGCCAGCGCGAAATATTCATCGAGACGGCTGCTGTACTGGAGACCTTCGATGAAGCGCTGGTTCTGCCTTTCGAGAGTCCGACCATACCTGGCATGGGCAACTCGGCAGGGTTCGAATTTGTCCTGCAGGACACGCAAGGTCGTTCACCTGTTCAAATGGCGGAGGCTTTAGATGTGGTATTGGCAGAAATCAATGCGGCGCCGGAGTTGGCCTATGGGTTCAGCACATTCCGTGCGGAAGTCCCGCAAAAGTTCGTGGATCTTGACCGTGTTAAATCCAAAATGGCGGGTGTGCGTGTGGATGACGTGTTCACGACCATGCAGGCGCAACTGGGTGGCTACTTTGTCAACGACATAACGATGTTCGGAAAACGTGTGCCTGTCATGGTGCAGGCGGACGCCGAGTATCGCAACGATGATGGGGACCTGCGCAACACCTATGTGCGTGCCCAAACCGGAGAGGTGGTGCCAATTTCTTCCCTTGTTGACCTGAAGGATGTGACAGGGCCGCAAACATTGACCAGTTACAACCTTTATGGGTCTGTTGTGATCAGTGGCGAGCCTGCGGAAGGGTTTTCATCTGGTGACGCGATCGAAGCGATGGAACGGATTGCTTCGACGGCACTTGGAAACGGCTTCAGCTTCGAGTGGACCGGACAGACTTACCAAGAGACTGAGGCCGGCTCCACAGCAGGAATTGCCTTTGCGCTCGCAATGCTCTTTGCCTTCCTCATTATGGCGGCACAATACGAAAGCTGGGCTGCTCCTCTCGCAATCCTGCTGGTTGTTCCAACCGCGTTGCTGGGCACCTTCCTGCACACGTGGGCCGCTGGTGGCGACATTAGCCTTTACACACAGATTGGTCTGGTGCTGATGATCGGCATGGCAGCACGCAATGCGATCCTGATTGTGGATGTTGCCAAGAAGCGTGTGGATGCGGGAGAAGACTTGGTTCTCGCAGCCAAGACAGCGGCGCAGCAGCGTTTCCGGCCTCTTTTGATGACGGCTTTGGCCGTTGTGCTGGGAGCCACGCCTCTCGTGCTCGCAGGCGGTGCTGGCGCAGGTGCGCTCGCGGCGCTTGGTCAAGCGGTCTTCGGCGGTATGGTGACTGCCGTTCTGATCGGGGCCGTTTTCACAGCGCCACTCTACGTGCTGATTATGCGCCTACGTGGTTTGCTAAAACGGTCTTCGGATCCAGATCCGTTGACTGCCCACACCTGA
- a CDS encoding efflux RND transporter periplasmic adaptor subunit, whose translation MNFHIPTSPRAHRKVLATVAGTMSCLAVFLGSASAEGIPVKTHTVAIEDVAPVLTFPTKLRAYEHIKMIARVQGHLNKRAHSGTFAKTGDVLFEIDTIDYEVARNAASAALALAEADLEFARLGAARAETLGESGRIAQHDLDQYRADLAKAEANAAVARATLDRAELDLSRAVVKAQHNGVVASAGNAIGDLVTPGTVLGTLNVIDQMRAWVHIDEKLDRQLTQQAEQGVEFEVSLTLADGSLYGLPGEVVASTNEIDAKTGTVGVQVIFDNPDKTLWHGQAGVVQVVEAGAEHLAVPAQSVQTDQQGQYVMVVTTDGIVEPRYAEFGPQVDGWWLVRSGLTPGEIIATSNLQRIGAGSQVDPIEE comes from the coding sequence ATGAATTTTCATATCCCTACTTCCCCCAGAGCACACCGCAAAGTGCTGGCGACGGTTGCCGGTACGATGTCATGTTTGGCTGTTTTCCTGGGGTCCGCGAGCGCGGAGGGCATCCCCGTCAAAACACATACTGTTGCGATCGAAGACGTAGCGCCTGTTCTGACGTTCCCGACCAAGCTGCGGGCTTATGAGCACATCAAGATGATCGCGCGCGTCCAAGGGCACCTGAACAAACGTGCGCATTCCGGTACATTTGCCAAGACCGGTGACGTGCTTTTCGAGATTGACACGATCGATTATGAGGTCGCAAGAAACGCGGCCAGTGCGGCCTTGGCCCTTGCTGAAGCCGATTTGGAATTCGCGCGCCTTGGTGCGGCACGCGCAGAAACCCTAGGGGAATCCGGACGGATTGCCCAGCATGATCTCGACCAATACCGCGCTGATTTGGCCAAAGCCGAAGCCAATGCTGCCGTCGCAAGAGCGACGCTTGATCGGGCCGAGCTTGATCTGTCTCGTGCTGTGGTCAAAGCACAACACAACGGGGTGGTCGCAAGCGCCGGAAACGCGATTGGTGATCTGGTAACACCGGGCACTGTGTTGGGAACGCTCAATGTCATTGATCAGATGCGGGCCTGGGTGCACATCGACGAAAAACTTGACCGTCAACTTACGCAACAGGCCGAGCAAGGTGTGGAGTTCGAAGTCAGCCTCACGTTGGCGGATGGCTCCCTCTACGGCCTCCCAGGCGAGGTAGTGGCCTCGACCAACGAAATAGACGCCAAGACCGGCACGGTCGGAGTTCAGGTGATCTTTGATAATCCTGACAAGACGCTTTGGCATGGTCAGGCTGGCGTTGTGCAAGTTGTGGAAGCCGGCGCGGAACACCTCGCTGTGCCTGCGCAGTCTGTGCAAACTGACCAGCAAGGCCAATACGTGATGGTCGTAACAACGGACGGCATTGTGGAGCCGCGTTACGCTGAGTTTGGACCTCAGGTCGATGGCTGGTGGCTGGTCCGCTCTGGCCTCACCCCCGGTGAAATTATCGCAACAAGCAATTTGCAACGTATCGGCGCCGGCTCTCAGGTCGACCCCATTGAGGAATAG